GCCCCACGCCGTGGAAGGACGGCAAGGCGGAAGGGGTGCGGCGGCAGGACTACGAGCCCGTCGGCATGGTGAGCGCGGCTCCCATGGGCGGAAACTGGTTCCATGCCCACTTCGGCGTGAGCGCCGAGCCGTTGCGGCTGTCGGCGTGGTTCGGCCCCAACGCGCCCGGGCGCGAGCGCGGCCGGCCCGGCGAGAAGGCCATCGACTACGGCGCCATCGAGATCAAGGACGGCGGCACCGCCATCGCCTATCGTGACGAGGATCCGTTCCTGCGCAAGGAGTTCGAGGAGACCCTGGCCAAGGAGGGCATGAAGTCCAAGATGCCCGCCGAGATCTATCAGCCGGAAGCCTAGGGCCGTGGCCGACACAGGATCCCTCGGCTTCACCGGTTCCGGCCGGCACATCGTAGACGAAGACGAGATCAAGCTCACCAGCGTGGGCGTGGACATCGGTTCGTCCACGTCCCACCTGGTGTTCTCGCGTCTCGAGTTGAGCCAGGAAGGCACCCGCTACGTCGTCAAGAAGCGCATCGTGCTGAGCGAATCGGAGATTCTGCTCACGCCCTACACCGACGACCTGACCATCGACATGGAGCGCCTGGAGCGCTTCATCAACGAGCAGTACGAGCGCGCCGAGCTCAAGCGCGAGGACGTCGACACCGGCGCCCTGATCCTTACCGGCGTGGCCGTGCGCCGGCGCAACTCTCGCGCCATCGCCGAGTTGTTCGCCGAGGAGGCGGGCCGGTTCGTGTCGGTCACCGCTGGCGACGGGCTCGAGACCACCATGGCCGCCCACGGCTCCGGCGCGGTGGCGCGCTCGGGCCGCGAGGAAGGGGTGGTGCTCAACATCGACGTGGGCGGCGGCACCAGCAAGATAGCGGTGTGCGCCGGCGGCAGGGTGCGCGAGGTGACCGCCATCGACGTGGGCGCCCGGCTGCTGGCCATGGACGGCGGCAACACCGTTGTCCGGATCGAGGAGGCAGGCAGGCGTCACGGCGGCAAGGTGGGCGTCGAGCTGGAGCTTGGCCAGTCCATGAACGAGCAGACCCTGGAGGCCATTGCCTCGGAGATGGCGGACCGCCTGTTCGAGGTGGTCAACCAGCAGGAGCTGACCGACGAAACCCGGGAGCTGCTCCGCCTTCCGCCGCTGTCGTACCGGGGCAAGGTCGACGCCGTGACTTTCTCGGGCGGCGTGTCCGAGTTCATCTACGGCCACGCCGAGAACGGCTACGGCGACATGGGCGCGATCCTGGGCAGGGAGATCCGCCGGCGGGTGGAGGGACTGGGCGTTCCCATCCTGGAGCCCGCGGCGCGCATCCGCGCCACCGTCATCGGCGCTTCCCAGTACACCATCCAGGTGAGCGGCAGCACCATCTTTATCTCACCCCCGGACGCGGTGCCGGTGCGGAACGTCCCCGTGGTGCGCATCGACTTCGAGTGGGGCGACGACATCGATCCCGCCGAGGTGATCGGCGCCATCGACAACGCGCTGCGGCGCCTGGACCTCCAGGACGGCCGCCAGCCGGTGGCGTTGGCGTTCCACTGGGAGGGATCCGCCACCTTCGCCCGCCTGCAGGGCTTCTGCGGCGCGGTGGCGGAGGGCCTCAAGCCCATTCTGGACAAGGGGCACCCGTTGCTCCTGGTCAACGACGGCGACATCGGCGGCATCCTGGGCTTGCACTTCAAGGAGGAGATGAAGCTCGACAAGCCCATCATCTCGGTGGACGGCATCGCGCTGCAGGAGTTCGACTACATCGACGTGGGCGCGCTGATCCCCTCCTCGGGGGCGGTGCCCGTGGTCATCAAGTCGCTCGTCTTCCCCAGCGCGGAGCAGAACGCGGCTATCCGGCAATAACGGACCGTCAGGGGCGTCGTACGATGTTGTAGGGCGGGTTTGAAACCCGCCCCTACACGACGTATCGTTGGCAGTAGAGGACGAGTCATGCAGGCGCAGAAGATCCAGGCGGCTCCACCCGATCCATACCGGGCGTGGTTCCAGTGCATCGCCGGCTGCCCGGGGCGCTACAGCCTCAAGGAGATCATGTACGCGTGTCCGCGCTGCGGCAATCTCCTGGAGGTGCGCCATGACCTGGAGCTGCTGCGAAAACACACGCCGCAATACTGGCGCGACCTCTTCGACCAGCGGCTGATGCGCAACCAGTGGCCCTACGGCAGCTCGGTGTGGGGCAAGCGCGAGATGGTCTGTCCCGACGTGGAGGACGCCAACGTGGTGTCGACCCTGGAAGGGGGCAGCAACCTCTTCTGGGCGGAACGCCTGGGCCGCGAGATCGGCGTCGAGGACCTCTGGGTCAAGCTGTGCGGCAACAGCCACACCGGCTCCTTCAAGGACTTGGGCATGACCGTGCTGGTGTCCATGGTGCGCCAGATGATCTCGGAAGGGGTGAAGATCCCGGCGGTGGCGTGCGCGTCCACCGGCGACACCTCCGCCGCCCTGGCCGCCTACTGCGCGGTGGCCGACATCCGCGCCATCGTGTTCCTGCCCAAGAACAAGGTCTCCACGGCGCAGCTCATTCAGCCCATCGCCCACGGCGCCGTTACCCTGGCCATCGACACCGACTTCGACGGCTGCATGGCGCTGGTGAAGGAGTTGTGCACCAACCACAACATCTACCTGGCCAACTCCATGAACTCGCTCCGGGTGGAAGGGCAGAAGACCGTGAGCATGGAGCTGGCGCAGCAGTTCGACTGGCAGGTGCCCGACTGGGTGGTGATCCCAGGCGGCAACCTGGGCAACGTCAGCGCCCTGGGCAAGGGGTTCAAGCTCATGCACGACCTGGGCATGATCTCCAAGCTGCCGCGCATCGCCTGCGCCCAGGCCGAGCGCGCCAACCCCCTCTACTTGAGCTACCTCAAGGGCTTCGACGAGTTCGAGCCGGTGCAGGCCCGGCCCACCCTGGCCAGCGCCATCCAGATCGGCAACCCGGTGAGCATCCAGAAGGCCATCCGCGCCCTCCAGTACTTTGGCGGCGTGGTGGAGCAGGCCACCGAGGACGAGCTGGCGGACGCCGCCGCCCGCGCCGACCGCACCGGCCTGTTCAACTGCCCCCACACCGGAGTGGCCCTGGCGGCGTTGTTCAAGCTGGTGGACCGCGGCGTCATCGGCAAGCACGAGCGCGTGGTGGTCATCTCCACCGCCAACGGCCTCAAGTTCCCCGAGTTCAAGATCAAGTACCACGAGAGCCGCCTCGAGGAAGTGGCGTCCCGCCACCCCAACACCCCCATCGACGTCCCCGCGGATTACGACACGGTGCGCGACGCCGTGTTCCGCGCCATCGACGACCCGCCGTCGTGATTCAGTGATTCACGCCTCTTTCCGTCATTCCGGCGAAAGAGGCCGTGTCAAACTTCGCCTGGATACAAAATCGCGCCCACGCCCCTTACCGTCATTCCCGCGGAAGCGGGAATCCAGGGGTGGTGGCGGGCCACTACAGCGGCGTTTCCCCGCCTCCCCCCTCCTGGATTCCCGCTTCCGCGGGAATGACGGATGTGGCTCAGGCTTCCGGCGCGAACTGCAGCGAGGCCAGTCGTGCGTAGAGGCCGCCGCCGCTCATGAGCTCCTCGTGGGTGCCGGTGGCGACGATGCGGCCCTGCTCCATGACCACGATGCGGTCGGCCTTGAGCACGGTGGCGAGGCGGTGGGCGATGATGAGGGTGGTGCGGCCGGCCATGAGGCGCTCCAGGGCCTCGTGCACCAGGCGCTCGCTCTCGGCGTCCAGGGAGCTGGTGGCCTCGTCCAGCAGCATGACGGCCGGGTCCCTGAGGATGGCCCGGGCGATGGCGATGCGCTGGCGCTGGCCGATGGAGAGGCGCAGGCCCTTCTCGCCCAGGAAGGTGTCGTAGCGCTCGGGCAGGCCATGGATGAAGTCGTCGGCGAACGCGGCGTGCGCGGCCGCGGCCACTTCCGCGTCGGTAGCGGAAGGCCTCCCGTAGCGGATGTTTTCCCTGGCGTTGGCGGAGAAGATGACCGTTTCCTGGGGCACCAAGCCGATGCGGCCGCGCACGGCTTGGGGGTCGGCCTCCCGCAGGTCCACGCCGTCCAGCCGGATGCATCCTCCGGCCGGGTCGTAGAATCGCAGCAGCAGCTTGAACACGGTGCTCTTGCCGGCCCCGGAGGGGCCCACCAAAGCGACGGTTTCTCCCGGCTCCACCGCCAGGGAAAAACCGTCCAGCGCATGTTCGTCGGGGCGGGAGGGGTACCGGAAAGCCACCGCATCCAGCACGAGGCTGCCGCGAGGCGGCTCGGGCAGGGGCAGGGGAGCCGTCGGTGCGGTGATGACCGGCCGCGCCTCCAGCAGTTCGAGCAACCGCTCCGTGGCGCCAGCGGCGCGCTGCACCTCTCCCCACACCTGGCTCAGGCTCGCGGCGGAGCCGGCCACGAAGATGGCGTAGAACACGAACTGGATCAGCACGCCCGCGGACATGCGCCCGCTCAGCACCGCTTCTGCTCCCAGCCACAGCACGCCCACAACGCCGCCGAACATGAGCGTGATGACCAGGAAGATCAGCAGCGCCCGGCTGCGGACGCGCACCAGCGCGGCTTCGTAGGCGGCTTCGGTGGCCGCGCCGAACCGCTCCATCTCCGTCCGTTCCTGAGCGAAGGCCTGCACCGTCTCCACGGCGTCCAGGTTCTCGCCGGCCAGGGCGCTGGTGTCCGCTACCCGGTCCTGGCTGAGGCGCGATAGGCGCCGCACCCGGCGACCCAGCACGAGGATCGGCAGCAGCACCAGGGGAATGAGCAACAGTACCCAGCCCATGAGCTGCGGGCTGGTGACGATAAGCATCACGAAGCCGCCCGCGAAGATCAGCAGGTTGCGCAGCGCCATGGACGCACCTGAGCCGATCACCGTCTGGATGAGGGTCGTGTCCGTGGTCAGACGCGACAGGATCTCGCCCGTGCGGGTGACCTCGAAGAACGTGGGGTTCATGCGCAGGACGTGCGCGTGGATCTGCTTGCGTATGTCCGCCACCACCCGTTCGCCGATCCGGGCGACGAAATAGAAGCGGCTCGCCGACGCCACCGCAAGCACAGCGATGACCGCGAGCAGCCACTGGAAGCGCTGGCTGATGAGTGCGCGATTCTCTTCGCTAAATCCGGTTTCCAGGATCTGCCGGGCGGCGATGGGCAGGACCAGCGTGGCTACCGCGGCCGCCAGCAGAGACCCGGCCGCCAGGGTCAGCAGGATCGGATAGGACTTCAGATACGCGGCGAGCCGCCGCAGGGGGCGCAAGTCCCGGCTGGATGGTCGGGAGAAGTTCGTGGGTGCTTGCATCAACCCGCGCGGCACTTGATATGAACGTCATTCCCGCTTTCGCGGGAATGACCTATTCGTACGTTCCGCGACTCCCGGGTCATCCTGGAACAGGAAGCGGGAATCCAGGCGAAGAGGGGACGGCGCGGAGTTGCTTCACGCCGCGCCATTCTCCCGACCACCGCCTAGACGTTGACCACCACCACGCCCTTGGGCTCCAGGTAGTAGTCCAGCGCCTCGGGTCCGTGCTCGCGCCCTACGCCGCTGGACTTGACGCCGCCG
This genomic stretch from Deltaproteobacteria bacterium harbors:
- a CDS encoding ethanolamine ammonia-lyase reactivating factor EutA, with the translated sequence MADTGSLGFTGSGRHIVDEDEIKLTSVGVDIGSSTSHLVFSRLELSQEGTRYVVKKRIVLSESEILLTPYTDDLTIDMERLERFINEQYERAELKREDVDTGALILTGVAVRRRNSRAIAELFAEEAGRFVSVTAGDGLETTMAAHGSGAVARSGREEGVVLNIDVGGGTSKIAVCAGGRVREVTAIDVGARLLAMDGGNTVVRIEEAGRRHGGKVGVELELGQSMNEQTLEAIASEMADRLFEVVNQQELTDETRELLRLPPLSYRGKVDAVTFSGGVSEFIYGHAENGYGDMGAILGREIRRRVEGLGVPILEPAARIRATVIGASQYTIQVSGSTIFISPPDAVPVRNVPVVRIDFEWGDDIDPAEVIGAIDNALRRLDLQDGRQPVALAFHWEGSATFARLQGFCGAVAEGLKPILDKGHPLLLVNDGDIGGILGLHFKEEMKLDKPIISVDGIALQEFDYIDVGALIPSSGAVPVVIKSLVFPSAEQNAAIRQ
- the thrC gene encoding threonine synthase is translated as MQAQKIQAAPPDPYRAWFQCIAGCPGRYSLKEIMYACPRCGNLLEVRHDLELLRKHTPQYWRDLFDQRLMRNQWPYGSSVWGKREMVCPDVEDANVVSTLEGGSNLFWAERLGREIGVEDLWVKLCGNSHTGSFKDLGMTVLVSMVRQMISEGVKIPAVACASTGDTSAALAAYCAVADIRAIVFLPKNKVSTAQLIQPIAHGAVTLAIDTDFDGCMALVKELCTNHNIYLANSMNSLRVEGQKTVSMELAQQFDWQVPDWVVIPGGNLGNVSALGKGFKLMHDLGMISKLPRIACAQAERANPLYLSYLKGFDEFEPVQARPTLASAIQIGNPVSIQKAIRALQYFGGVVEQATEDELADAAARADRTGLFNCPHTGVALAALFKLVDRGVIGKHERVVVISTANGLKFPEFKIKYHESRLEEVASRHPNTPIDVPADYDTVRDAVFRAIDDPPS
- a CDS encoding ABC transporter transmembrane domain-containing protein, with amino-acid sequence MQAPTNFSRPSSRDLRPLRRLAAYLKSYPILLTLAAGSLLAAAVATLVLPIAARQILETGFSEENRALISQRFQWLLAVIAVLAVASASRFYFVARIGERVVADIRKQIHAHVLRMNPTFFEVTRTGEILSRLTTDTTLIQTVIGSGASMALRNLLIFAGGFVMLIVTSPQLMGWVLLLIPLVLLPILVLGRRVRRLSRLSQDRVADTSALAGENLDAVETVQAFAQERTEMERFGAATEAAYEAALVRVRSRALLIFLVITLMFGGVVGVLWLGAEAVLSGRMSAGVLIQFVFYAIFVAGSAASLSQVWGEVQRAAGATERLLELLEARPVITAPTAPLPLPEPPRGSLVLDAVAFRYPSRPDEHALDGFSLAVEPGETVALVGPSGAGKSTVFKLLLRFYDPAGGCIRLDGVDLREADPQAVRGRIGLVPQETVIFSANARENIRYGRPSATDAEVAAAAHAAFADDFIHGLPERYDTFLGEKGLRLSIGQRQRIAIARAILRDPAVMLLDEATSSLDAESERLVHEALERLMAGRTTLIIAHRLATVLKADRIVVMEQGRIVATGTHEELMSGGGLYARLASLQFAPEA